Proteins co-encoded in one Cupriavidus taiwanensis genomic window:
- a CDS encoding SDR family oxidoreductase has protein sequence MQGIQGKTAIVTGGATMIGEAVIAALVSAGANVVVVDIDEQGGNQVAERHAAHCRFVAVDVTSDAAISACIAETVNAFGGIDLLVNCACTYVDNGAASTREQWLESYNVNVVGAAMMLQACVPEMKKRGGGAVVNFASISAGVAQSGRWLYPITKAAIQQFTRSAALDLAPDNIRINSVSPGWTWSSVISALSGGNKAKADSVAADFHPLGRLGKPEEVAQVVLFLLSDAAGFVTGTDYACDGGYGALGPEGRQAAIQRLTA, from the coding sequence ATGCAAGGAATTCAAGGCAAGACGGCCATCGTGACCGGTGGCGCAACCATGATCGGCGAAGCGGTTATAGCGGCCCTTGTCTCGGCTGGCGCCAACGTCGTTGTCGTCGACATCGACGAGCAAGGAGGCAATCAGGTTGCGGAACGCCATGCTGCGCATTGCCGCTTTGTTGCAGTGGACGTGACCAGCGACGCCGCCATCTCTGCCTGCATCGCCGAGACCGTGAACGCCTTTGGGGGCATCGACCTGCTGGTCAACTGCGCCTGCACCTATGTCGACAATGGTGCAGCGTCCACGCGCGAACAGTGGCTGGAATCCTACAACGTCAACGTGGTTGGCGCGGCGATGATGCTGCAGGCTTGCGTGCCGGAGATGAAGAAGCGCGGCGGCGGCGCAGTGGTGAACTTTGCCTCGATCTCGGCCGGCGTGGCGCAGTCCGGGCGCTGGCTGTACCCGATCACCAAAGCCGCGATCCAGCAATTCACTCGCAGCGCTGCGCTTGATCTCGCTCCCGACAACATTCGAATCAACTCAGTCTCACCAGGATGGACCTGGTCATCGGTGATCAGTGCGCTGAGCGGTGGCAACAAGGCGAAGGCCGACAGCGTCGCTGCCGACTTCCACCCGCTCGGGCGGCTCGGCAAGCCCGAGGAAGTCGCGCAGGTGGTCCTCTTTCTCCTGTCCGACGCTGCCGGCTTTGTCACGGGCACCGACTACGCCTGCGATGGCGGCTATGGCGCATTGGGCCCGGAAGGCCGGCAGGCAGCCATCCAGCGGCTCACCGCTTAA
- a CDS encoding phytoene desaturase family protein — protein sequence MSTYDAVIVGSGINSLVCAAVLARRGKRVCVLERNSALGGCIRTEALNAPGYLHDTLSTAHPLFVTSPGYAELKDDLHQAGLSYRNNNTPTGVLLPDNRSLILSTSRERNVSAFNALASGDGDAFQAAMQEVEQNAGLVFSLLGNELWSAGVAKTVAGRLWKQGVHDTVAFFSPALMSCRSWLETRVKSDLVQALLAPWVLHTGLGPESALSALMGKVVAFTLEAVGLPIVQGGNARTVDAFRRIIESRGGAFHVNADVEDILVEAGSARGVRTRDNRVFMGKEIICNVTPGQLYGKLLAAEHVPPRLRQQAAEYRYGKGNMQIHLALSAPPDWPQEHLRDVIYLHLTSGLDGVSRAVSEAERGLLPAEGTICVAQPCAVDPSRSPAGGWVLWIQVPECPRQVKGDALGEITVPSDGRWTAEVRERYADRIIDRIARQVPNLKASIVGRTVLSPADLESMNVNLVGGDPYSGECSIDQFMFWRPVPGIKDHATPVKHLHHIGASTHPGPGLGGTSGYHVANALAKKRAKSN from the coding sequence ATGAGTACGTATGACGCCGTCATTGTCGGCAGTGGTATCAATTCGCTCGTCTGCGCAGCCGTTCTGGCCAGACGTGGCAAGCGCGTGTGTGTGCTGGAACGCAATAGCGCGCTGGGCGGATGCATTCGCACAGAGGCACTCAACGCACCGGGCTATCTGCACGACACGTTGTCCACGGCACATCCGCTCTTTGTCACCTCGCCGGGCTACGCGGAGCTGAAGGATGATCTTCATCAGGCAGGACTCAGCTACCGCAATAACAACACGCCCACTGGCGTACTGCTGCCCGATAACCGTTCGCTGATTCTCAGCACCTCCCGTGAGCGCAATGTCAGCGCCTTCAATGCGCTGGCAAGCGGCGACGGCGATGCCTTTCAGGCGGCCATGCAAGAGGTCGAGCAAAACGCCGGCCTGGTGTTCTCCCTGCTCGGCAACGAACTGTGGAGTGCCGGAGTTGCAAAGACCGTGGCGGGTCGTCTGTGGAAACAAGGCGTGCATGACACCGTCGCCTTCTTTTCCCCCGCCCTGATGAGTTGCCGCAGCTGGCTGGAGACGCGGGTCAAATCCGACCTGGTCCAGGCGCTGCTCGCGCCTTGGGTATTGCATACCGGCCTTGGCCCTGAAAGCGCGCTGTCCGCATTGATGGGCAAGGTAGTCGCCTTCACGCTGGAAGCGGTTGGCCTGCCGATCGTCCAGGGCGGCAATGCCCGTACTGTCGACGCCTTCCGCAGAATCATCGAGAGCCGGGGCGGTGCTTTCCATGTGAATGCCGACGTCGAGGACATCCTGGTCGAGGCCGGTTCGGCGCGCGGCGTCAGGACGCGGGACAACCGCGTTTTCATGGGCAAGGAGATCATCTGCAACGTCACGCCTGGCCAGCTCTACGGGAAGCTATTGGCCGCTGAGCACGTTCCGCCTCGCCTACGCCAGCAGGCAGCCGAGTACCGATACGGCAAGGGCAACATGCAGATCCATCTGGCGCTGTCCGCCCCTCCCGACTGGCCCCAGGAACATCTGCGGGATGTCATCTACCTGCACCTTACCTCGGGTCTGGACGGTGTCTCCAGGGCAGTCAGCGAAGCGGAACGAGGCCTGCTTCCGGCAGAAGGCACGATTTGCGTTGCCCAGCCTTGCGCTGTCGACCCATCCAGAAGCCCGGCTGGAGGCTGGGTGCTCTGGATTCAGGTGCCGGAGTGCCCGCGCCAAGTCAAAGGCGATGCACTTGGAGAGATCACTGTCCCGTCGGATGGTCGCTGGACTGCCGAAGTCCGCGAGCGCTACGCCGACCGGATTATCGACCGGATTGCGCGCCAGGTGCCAAACCTGAAGGCAAGCATCGTCGGGCGGACAGTTCTCTCCCCTGCCGATCTTGAGTCGATGAACGTCAACCTCGTCGGCGGTGATCCCTATTCCGGCGAATGCAGCATCGACCAGTTCATGTTCTGGCGCCCAGTCCCTGGCATCAAGGATCACGCTACCCCGGTTAAACATCTGCATCACATCGGCGCCTCGACCCATCCCGGACCCGGCCTTGGCGGTACCTCCGGATACCACGTCGCCAACGCGCTCGCAAAGAAACGGGCGAAATCAAACTGA
- a CDS encoding LysR family transcriptional regulator yields MRELSLDRLRTLVAVTDRGSFADAARALHLAPPTVSLHIAELEDRIGAPLLLRKRGHVGPTPVGAVLVERARRLLADAEQALDDIQRQVDGLEGRARLGASTGVIAHLLPQALEVLRKHHPAIDIQIAVHTSEETLSRLVAGTLDVGVVALPQPPVAGLVIKSWRRDPVMAFVPAHWRCPARVTPAWLAAQPLILNDATTRLSRLTAEWFASAGHHPAPRIQLNYNDAIKSLVAAGYGAALLPHEATTPLPDSRIVMRALRPALWRRLGIACRAGYVERSTQHVLDVLWDLRLP; encoded by the coding sequence ATGCGAGAGCTCAGCCTGGACCGCTTGCGCACCCTGGTCGCCGTTACCGATCGCGGTTCCTTTGCCGATGCGGCGCGCGCCCTGCACCTGGCGCCGCCGACGGTCAGCCTCCACATCGCCGAACTCGAGGACCGCATCGGGGCTCCACTGCTGTTACGCAAGCGCGGCCATGTGGGACCGACGCCTGTCGGCGCGGTGCTGGTGGAGCGCGCGCGCCGGCTGCTGGCCGACGCGGAGCAGGCGCTGGACGATATCCAGCGCCAGGTGGACGGGCTCGAAGGGCGTGCGCGTCTGGGCGCGTCCACGGGCGTGATCGCGCACCTGCTGCCGCAAGCGCTCGAGGTCCTGCGCAAGCACCATCCCGCCATCGATATCCAGATCGCCGTGCATACTTCGGAAGAGACCCTGTCCCGGCTGGTGGCTGGGACGCTGGATGTCGGGGTGGTCGCGCTGCCTCAGCCCCCGGTGGCCGGACTGGTGATCAAGTCCTGGCGCCGCGACCCGGTGATGGCCTTCGTGCCGGCGCACTGGCGCTGTCCGGCCCGCGTTACCCCTGCATGGCTGGCGGCGCAACCGCTCATTCTCAATGACGCGACCACGCGTCTTTCGCGCCTGACTGCGGAGTGGTTCGCGAGCGCGGGGCACCATCCCGCGCCGCGCATTCAGCTCAACTACAACGACGCGATCAAGAGCCTGGTAGCGGCGGGTTACGGCGCAGCGCTGTTGCCCCATGAGGCGACTACGCCATTGCCCGACAGTCGCATTGTCATGCGTGCGCTGCGCCCGGCGCTGTGGCGGCGGCTCGGTATTGCCTGTCGTGCGGGCTACGTCGAGCGCTCCACGCAACACGTACTGGATGTGTTGTGGGATTTGCGGTTGCCGTAG
- a CDS encoding adenylate/guanylate cyclase domain-containing protein — protein MALISRELFAASPELRVRDVTLYAHDDFQTQRAKLASIMLDAMFQYVGLLDLDGRMLEINRAALDGIGIHMDDIRGKPFWEARWWVISPETQNDLRQLIQRAGQGEFVRSDFEVYSQNIGAETIIVDFSLVPIRDSNGNVVFLLPEGRNITEKKRAEAALAQKNKELQASWDLICRQRDELQNLYDRLMVEQKLSERLLLNLLPYPIAERLKARPEIVADSIPEIIADSFPEVTVLFADIVAFTRFSTGMSAEHLVAVLNEIFTEFDTIADRRGLEKIKTIGDAYMAAAGLPEPIADHAVRAADMALDMIDALNLFNRRTGYSLQMRIGINSGSVVAGVIGKRKFIYDLWGDAVNTASRMESHSLAGRVQVTDATRNLLEKSFLFEERGIIAAKGIGTVHTWFLTGRREPISR, from the coding sequence ATGGCCCTCATTAGCCGTGAGTTGTTCGCGGCCAGCCCCGAGCTTCGGGTGCGGGATGTAACGCTCTACGCACACGACGACTTTCAAACCCAGCGAGCCAAGCTGGCGAGCATCATGCTGGACGCGATGTTCCAGTACGTCGGTCTGCTAGACCTCGACGGCAGGATGCTCGAGATCAATCGGGCGGCGCTGGACGGAATCGGCATTCATATGGACGACATACGGGGAAAGCCATTCTGGGAGGCGCGATGGTGGGTCATCTCCCCCGAAACCCAAAACGATTTACGGCAATTGATCCAGCGCGCAGGCCAAGGCGAGTTCGTTCGCAGCGATTTCGAGGTGTATAGCCAAAATATCGGCGCGGAGACGATCATTGTCGACTTCTCGCTTGTGCCCATCCGGGATTCGAATGGCAACGTGGTGTTCCTACTGCCGGAGGGACGCAACATCACGGAAAAGAAACGCGCCGAGGCAGCACTTGCGCAAAAAAACAAGGAGCTTCAGGCAAGCTGGGATCTGATCTGCCGTCAGCGCGATGAGCTTCAGAATCTCTATGACAGGCTCATGGTTGAGCAGAAGCTCTCGGAGCGGCTGCTTTTGAACCTGCTGCCCTACCCGATCGCTGAACGACTGAAAGCACGTCCGGAGATCGTAGCCGACAGCATTCCGGAAATCATTGCCGACAGCTTTCCGGAGGTGACGGTCTTGTTTGCGGATATCGTGGCATTCACGCGTTTCTCAACGGGCATGAGCGCCGAGCACCTCGTCGCAGTGCTCAATGAGATCTTCACCGAATTCGACACCATCGCCGACCGTCGCGGACTTGAGAAGATCAAGACTATCGGGGATGCTTACATGGCAGCAGCGGGGCTACCGGAGCCCATTGCCGACCATGCCGTCAGAGCCGCGGACATGGCGCTGGACATGATAGACGCGCTCAACCTGTTCAATCGACGCACTGGCTATAGCCTCCAGATGCGCATCGGTATCAATAGTGGTTCGGTAGTGGCCGGCGTCATCGGTAAGCGCAAGTTCATTTACGACTTATGGGGCGATGCAGTCAACACGGCGAGTCGGATGGAGTCCCATAGCTTAGCTGGACGGGTGCAGGTTACCGACGCGACGCGCAACCTGCTGGAGAAATCCTTTCTTTTTGAAGAACGCGGCATCATCGCAGCAAAGGGCATCGGTACAGTGCATACCTGGTTTCTGACTGGCCGACGCGAGCCCATATCGCGATAG
- a CDS encoding styrene monooxygenase/indole monooxygenase family protein, which produces MTTQSISKITPRKIAIVGAGQAGLLLGCALLHHGYEVTLVTNRTAEEVWSGKVMSSQCIFDQALQIERNFGLNQWEAQCPTVDGIGLTIPTDDGKGEMAIHWRARLNASAQSVDQRVKMPGWMAEFESRGGNLRIENVEIPELEALAQSHDLVLLAGGKGEIVNLLTRNEARSPVRHPQRQLALAYVTGMQRSGPFECVNFNLIPGVGEYFVFPALTTKGSSETQACDIMVFEAIPGGPMDRWADVKSADQHLDVCLGILREYLPWESERCASVQLTDANGILSGRVTPTVRNPTLTLPSGRMVMGLGDAVMVNDPITGQGSNNATKGALHYFDSILRHGDKPFDKAWMQSTFDGLYEGYAEPVIRWTNSLLFPPPDHIVRLLATAQHAPRIAHRIANGFNDPRDYGSYWFDEEATDAWIAQESQSRAA; this is translated from the coding sequence ATGACCACCCAATCCATTTCGAAGATCACGCCGCGCAAGATCGCGATTGTTGGCGCAGGGCAAGCAGGCCTGTTGCTGGGCTGCGCCCTGCTGCATCATGGCTATGAGGTCACGCTGGTCACTAACCGCACGGCAGAGGAAGTCTGGAGCGGCAAGGTGATGTCGTCCCAATGCATTTTCGATCAGGCGCTTCAGATCGAGCGCAATTTCGGCCTGAATCAATGGGAGGCACAGTGCCCTACCGTCGATGGCATTGGTCTGACCATCCCCACCGATGATGGGAAGGGCGAAATGGCCATCCATTGGCGTGCGCGCCTGAATGCCTCTGCGCAATCCGTCGACCAGCGCGTCAAGATGCCCGGATGGATGGCCGAATTCGAAAGCCGTGGCGGCAACCTGCGCATCGAGAACGTGGAAATTCCCGAGCTCGAGGCTCTGGCGCAGAGCCATGACCTGGTCCTGCTGGCGGGTGGCAAAGGGGAGATCGTCAACCTGCTGACCCGCAATGAGGCCCGCTCTCCGGTGCGTCATCCGCAGCGCCAGCTCGCGCTGGCCTATGTGACCGGCATGCAGCGCAGCGGCCCGTTTGAGTGCGTCAATTTCAATCTGATCCCGGGCGTCGGCGAATACTTCGTGTTTCCGGCATTGACGACCAAGGGCAGCAGCGAGACCCAGGCCTGCGACATCATGGTCTTTGAGGCCATTCCGGGCGGTCCGATGGATCGCTGGGCTGATGTCAAGTCGGCCGACCAGCATCTGGATGTCTGTCTCGGCATCCTGCGCGAGTACCTGCCGTGGGAGAGCGAGCGTTGTGCCAGCGTGCAGCTCACCGATGCCAACGGGATTCTGAGCGGGCGTGTCACGCCGACCGTACGCAACCCCACGCTTACGCTGCCATCCGGCCGCATGGTGATGGGCCTCGGCGATGCCGTCATGGTCAACGACCCGATCACGGGCCAAGGCTCGAACAACGCCACCAAGGGCGCCCTGCACTATTTCGATTCCATCCTGCGCCACGGCGACAAGCCCTTCGACAAGGCATGGATGCAATCGACCTTCGACGGCCTTTACGAAGGCTACGCCGAGCCGGTGATCCGCTGGACCAACTCGCTGCTGTTCCCGCCGCCGGATCACATCGTCAGGCTGCTGGCCACGGCGCAACATGCACCGCGTATCGCGCATCGCATCGCCAACGGCTTCAATGATCCTCGCGACTACGGCAGCTACTGGTTCGACGAGGAAGCCACCGACGCCTGGATCGCGCAAGAATCGCAGTCCCGGGCCGCCTGA
- a CDS encoding SphA family protein, giving the protein MKKRAIAALLAGSLAPGGNQALAKEGADQYPNGAESWMSGALPPPGTYLLNYTGYYGGKLKDGDGDNANIAGSPAKVDAWFDALRVVKVTDITLLGASWGMQAIVPLVYQSMNLPQMGGRRNATGLGDITIDPIVLGWHGANWHVTTGLDIYVPTGRYDRNDPRTSIGANYWAFEPVAAFTWLGHGGWEVSAKFMYNIKGKNTDASFGGMTGSYQSGQELHVDYALGKHIGPWTVGLSGYYLKQITDDKFNGAVVPEVPGVWSRGRRGEVLAIGPSVSYTNAKGTSFVAQWQHEAYAENRFGGDKFWFKVVTAF; this is encoded by the coding sequence GTGAAGAAACGAGCAATCGCGGCCCTGCTGGCCGGTTCGCTTGCACCAGGCGGCAATCAGGCGCTCGCCAAGGAGGGCGCAGACCAGTATCCCAATGGAGCTGAAAGCTGGATGTCGGGTGCTTTGCCTCCGCCGGGCACCTATCTCCTCAATTACACCGGCTACTACGGCGGTAAGCTCAAAGATGGCGACGGCGACAATGCAAATATCGCCGGCAGTCCGGCAAAGGTTGATGCCTGGTTCGACGCGTTGCGGGTGGTAAAGGTCACCGACATCACGCTTCTTGGCGCAAGCTGGGGCATGCAAGCCATCGTTCCGCTCGTCTACCAATCCATGAATTTGCCCCAGATGGGCGGCCGTCGCAACGCCACTGGCCTGGGCGACATCACGATCGACCCCATTGTCCTCGGCTGGCATGGTGCGAACTGGCATGTCACGACGGGTCTGGACATCTATGTGCCCACGGGGCGCTACGACCGGAACGATCCGCGGACCAGCATCGGCGCGAACTACTGGGCGTTCGAGCCAGTGGCCGCATTCACGTGGCTTGGCCACGGCGGCTGGGAAGTCTCGGCCAAGTTTATGTACAACATCAAGGGGAAGAACACTGACGCCAGCTTCGGCGGCATGACGGGAAGTTATCAGTCCGGCCAGGAATTGCACGTCGATTATGCCCTGGGCAAGCATATTGGCCCATGGACGGTCGGTCTGAGCGGCTACTATCTGAAGCAGATCACGGACGACAAGTTCAATGGCGCCGTGGTGCCGGAAGTGCCCGGCGTATGGAGCCGTGGCCGTCGCGGCGAGGTGCTCGCTATCGGCCCGAGCGTCTCTTATACCAACGCCAAAGGCACCAGCTTCGTCGCCCAATGGCAGCATGAAGCCTATGCCGAGAACCGGTTTGGCGGCGACAAATTCTGGTTCAAGGTGGTCACAGCGTTCTGA
- a CDS encoding flavin reductase family protein, which translates to MTDAREFRNALGRFATGVAIVTTRTPDGEPWGVTVNSFSSVSLEPRLVLWSLAKKSYSLEAFQNTGSFVIHILAADQEDVSNRFARGTDGKFAGVPCTDGLDGSPVLPGCAAVFQCRNTHQYDGGDHVIFLGEVRHFDTSDRESLLFYKGNYARTANALTELSDLIRTEYVAAT; encoded by the coding sequence ATGACCGACGCACGCGAGTTTCGGAATGCCCTCGGCCGCTTCGCCACCGGCGTAGCGATTGTCACAACCCGCACCCCAGACGGTGAACCATGGGGCGTAACTGTTAACAGCTTCAGCTCGGTATCGCTGGAGCCGCGACTGGTGCTGTGGAGCCTTGCAAAAAAATCCTACAGCCTTGAGGCGTTTCAGAACACCGGCAGTTTCGTGATTCACATTCTGGCCGCCGACCAGGAAGATGTGTCCAATCGCTTTGCACGTGGCACGGATGGCAAGTTCGCAGGCGTCCCATGCACGGATGGCCTCGACGGCTCTCCTGTCCTGCCAGGATGCGCAGCGGTTTTCCAATGCCGCAACACGCATCAGTATGACGGCGGGGATCACGTCATCTTCCTTGGCGAGGTCCGGCATTTTGACACGTCGGATCGGGAATCCCTGCTCTTCTACAAGGGAAACTACGCTCGTACCGCGAACGCCCTGACCGAGCTGTCCGACCTGATCCGCACCGAGTACGTCGCCGCGACCTGA
- a CDS encoding cyclase family protein produces the protein MSSSLAHFAADLLSGRIRVVDLTQTLSSEFPTISLPPEMGQTWPFRQETISRYDDRGPNWYWNNFSCGEHTGTHFDAPVHWISGKDLPDNTTDTIPAEKFFATACVIDCSSEAAEDPDYLLTVDAVKAWEARHGRIPARSWVLMRTDWSKRTSPEAYLNARDDGMHTPGPDQGVVQWMIDERDVHGFGVEAIGTDAGQSYGWELPFPCHYLMHGNNRYGLQCLTNLDQLPPQGALIVAAPLKIKDGSGSPLRVLALIPG, from the coding sequence ATGAGCAGCAGCCTTGCCCATTTTGCCGCCGATCTGCTGTCCGGCCGCATCCGCGTGGTGGATTTGACGCAGACCTTGAGCTCTGAATTCCCGACCATCTCGCTGCCGCCCGAGATGGGCCAGACCTGGCCGTTCCGGCAAGAGACCATCTCGCGCTATGACGATCGCGGCCCGAACTGGTACTGGAACAACTTCTCCTGCGGCGAGCATACCGGCACCCATTTCGACGCACCCGTCCATTGGATCTCCGGCAAGGACCTGCCGGACAATACAACGGACACCATCCCCGCCGAAAAATTTTTTGCCACCGCTTGCGTCATTGACTGTTCGAGCGAGGCTGCGGAAGACCCGGATTACCTGCTCACCGTCGACGCCGTCAAGGCCTGGGAAGCCCGGCATGGCCGCATCCCTGCCCGCTCCTGGGTCCTGATGCGCACCGACTGGTCCAAGCGCACCAGTCCCGAAGCGTACCTGAATGCGCGTGACGATGGCATGCATACCCCAGGTCCTGACCAGGGGGTTGTCCAGTGGATGATTGACGAGCGCGACGTCCACGGATTCGGCGTCGAAGCCATCGGCACCGATGCGGGCCAATCCTATGGCTGGGAGCTGCCGTTCCCGTGCCATTACCTGATGCATGGCAACAACCGCTACGGTCTGCAGTGCCTGACCAATCTCGACCAACTGCCGCCGCAGGGCGCATTGATTGTCGCTGCCCCGCTGAAGATCAAGGACGGTTCCGGCAGTCCGCTTCGCGTCCTGGCGCTGATTCCCGGCTGA
- the argC gene encoding N-acetyl-gamma-glutamyl-phosphate reductase, whose amino-acid sequence MSSPVVFIDGDQGTTGLQIHERLRNRTDIRLFTLPAAERKDARRRAEAINGCDIAILCLPDAAAREAVGAIVNPAVRVIDASSAYRTQADWTYGFPEMAAGQAEQIANASRVTNPGCYPTGAVGLLRPLAQAGLIPAAYPISIHAVSGYSGRGRAGVAEYEGQGAASAPSYQVYGLELAHKHAPEIEQHAGLAQRPIFVPAYGAFRQGIVLTVPLALRQLAPGVDGTTLHSCLARHYAGATHVRVLPLQESRALTHLDPQALNGTNDMDLSVFHNVESGHVLLSAVFDNLGKGASGAAVQNLELMLTRR is encoded by the coding sequence ATGAGCTCTCCCGTAGTTTTCATCGACGGCGACCAAGGCACCACCGGGCTGCAAATCCACGAGCGGCTGCGCAACCGGACCGACATCCGGTTGTTCACACTTCCCGCTGCGGAGCGCAAGGATGCGCGGCGGCGCGCGGAAGCCATCAACGGCTGCGACATCGCCATCCTCTGCTTGCCGGATGCCGCCGCGCGCGAGGCAGTGGGCGCCATTGTCAATCCCGCCGTCCGGGTGATCGACGCCAGTTCCGCGTATCGCACACAGGCTGACTGGACCTACGGGTTTCCGGAAATGGCGGCGGGGCAGGCTGAGCAGATTGCCAACGCATCTCGGGTCACCAATCCCGGATGCTATCCGACCGGTGCGGTTGGCCTGCTGCGTCCGCTGGCACAGGCCGGGCTCATACCGGCCGCTTACCCGATCAGCATTCATGCGGTATCCGGCTATTCCGGACGCGGGCGTGCCGGCGTGGCGGAATATGAGGGGCAGGGCGCGGCCAGCGCGCCTTCCTACCAGGTATATGGCCTGGAACTCGCGCACAAGCACGCGCCCGAAATCGAGCAGCACGCCGGCCTGGCGCAGCGTCCCATTTTCGTCCCTGCATACGGAGCGTTTCGCCAGGGCATCGTGCTGACGGTGCCGCTGGCGTTGCGGCAGCTGGCACCCGGCGTGGATGGCACGACTTTGCACTCCTGCCTGGCGCGCCACTATGCCGGAGCGACTCATGTACGCGTGTTGCCGCTGCAGGAATCACGCGCCCTGACACACCTGGACCCGCAAGCGCTGAACGGCACCAACGACATGGATTTGAGCGTATTTCATAACGTCGAAAGCGGGCACGTGCTGCTGTCCGCGGTGTTCGATAATCTTGGCAAGGGCGCATCGGGCGCTGCGGTGCAGAACCTAGAGCTGATGCTTACGCGGCGATAG
- a CDS encoding sigma 54-interacting transcriptional regulator — translation MRVVLYHDDRARLERDLHEHGLPDQVPLDEGARGMLAVLVVADGNRVTEAAQRWLRAEPRADAFIAGCTAATRCHCIPEAWWPTALCDLVCAPDHDALLTELASRLCRLAEIEAVLDAPWLRERAVGDSPAWRATLRAVAQVGRYGRGTCLLLGESGCGKELLARLIHDLDPERHRAPFVVVDCTTLSPELSGSELFGHARGAFTHAVSARDGAVALADGGTLFLDEVGELQLPLQARLLRVIQERMYKRVGEDSWRKSDFRLTCATNRDLEAEVQAGRFRSDLYFRITQWTVRAPSLAERREDIPLLVRHFLAQSLAGTGPGLPLVMPEVMHYLVTRDYHGNVRELRNVVSRLAERQRGFQVISTGGLDGPVPALRNGLATDIVNPWPEALRHAIEGALDAGLGLKHIGQVAESMAVQVAESRHGCTSRAAELLQVTPRALQLRRQVRPAPSA, via the coding sequence ATGCGCGTAGTGCTGTATCACGACGATCGTGCCAGGCTCGAGCGCGACTTGCACGAGCATGGCCTGCCCGACCAGGTGCCGCTGGACGAGGGCGCGCGCGGCATGCTGGCGGTGCTGGTGGTGGCCGACGGCAATCGCGTCACCGAGGCCGCGCAGCGCTGGCTGCGCGCCGAGCCGCGCGCCGACGCCTTTATCGCCGGATGCACCGCCGCCACCCGCTGCCATTGCATCCCCGAGGCCTGGTGGCCCACCGCCCTCTGCGACCTGGTCTGCGCGCCGGACCATGACGCGCTGCTCACGGAACTGGCCTCGCGGCTGTGCCGGCTGGCCGAGATCGAGGCGGTGCTGGATGCGCCGTGGTTGCGCGAGCGCGCCGTGGGCGACTCGCCGGCATGGCGCGCCACCTTGCGCGCGGTGGCGCAGGTGGGCCGCTATGGCCGCGGCACCTGCCTGCTGCTGGGCGAAAGCGGCTGCGGCAAGGAATTGCTGGCGCGACTGATCCACGATCTCGATCCGGAGCGCCATCGCGCCCCGTTCGTGGTGGTGGATTGCACCACCCTGAGCCCGGAGCTGTCGGGCAGCGAGCTGTTCGGTCACGCCAGGGGCGCCTTCACCCACGCCGTCTCGGCACGCGACGGTGCGGTGGCGCTGGCGGATGGCGGCACGCTGTTCCTGGATGAAGTGGGGGAGCTGCAGCTGCCGCTGCAGGCGCGCCTGCTGCGCGTGATCCAGGAGCGCATGTACAAGCGCGTGGGCGAGGATAGCTGGCGCAAGTCGGACTTCCGGCTGACGTGCGCGACCAACCGCGACCTCGAGGCCGAGGTGCAGGCTGGCCGGTTTCGCAGCGACCTGTACTTCCGCATTACCCAGTGGACCGTGCGCGCGCCCTCGCTGGCCGAGCGCCGCGAGGATATCCCGCTGCTGGTGCGGCATTTCCTCGCGCAGAGCCTGGCCGGCACCGGGCCGGGCCTGCCGCTGGTGATGCCGGAGGTCATGCATTACCTGGTGACGCGCGATTACCACGGCAATGTACGCGAACTGCGCAATGTAGTGTCGCGCCTGGCCGAGCGCCAGCGCGGCTTCCAGGTGATCAGCACGGGCGGGCTCGACGGTCCCGTGCCGGCGCTGCGGAACGGGCTCGCGACCGACATCGTCAACCCATGGCCGGAAGCGCTGCGCCATGCCATCGAAGGCGCGCTCGACGCCGGGCTCGGCCTGAAGCATATCGGCCAGGTCGCCGAGTCCATGGCGGTGCAGGTGGCCGAAAGCCGCCACGGCTGCACCAGCCGCGCTGCGGAGCTGTTGCAGGTTACGCCGCGGGCGCTGCAGCTGCGGCGGCAGGTACGGCCGGCGCCGTCGGCGTGA